A single region of the Triticum dicoccoides isolate Atlit2015 ecotype Zavitan chromosome 2B, WEW_v2.0, whole genome shotgun sequence genome encodes:
- the LOC119367533 gene encoding fasciclin-like arabinogalactan protein 2 — protein sequence MASLAGAALASCSILLLLLVPCAPGQGQPPEAPEEAWAEGQPPEASEDALTMLLSDGGCRAFSGLVAMTAGVGDAFREQIGSDLGLTILCPDDEAVGAFMPRFHNLTADEQVAVLLYHGLTMAYSEELLSWVTRVHGEFSTLDGEDMLTIRHHRGRLMLSSWPPSSRNKTRITKTVVDDDHLAVYLIDAVLIPADPKRQRVVALIVIIVVLVAGVLVAIFLLFHALVYLGSLVCRLRSWCKGRAAAYASAARVTPHGQGQQEH from the exons ATGGCGTCGCTCGCCGGAGCCGCACTCGCCTCCTGCAGCATCCTTCTCCTCCTGCTCGTCCCCTGCGCCCCGGGCCAGGGGCAACCACCCGAGGCACCGGAGGAGGCTTGGGCCGAGGGGCAACCACCGGAGGCGTCGGAGGACGCTTTGACGATGCTCTTGTCCGATGGCGGGTGCCGCGCCTTCTCCGGCCTCGTCGCCATGACGGCCGGCGTGGGCGACGCGTTCCGCGAGCAGATCGGCAGCGATCTGGGGCTCACCATCCTCTGCCCTGACGACGAGGCGGTGGGGGCGTTCATGCCGAGGTTCCATAACCTCACCGCCGACGAGCAGGTCGCGGTTCTCCTGTACCACGGCCTGACGATGGCTTACTCTGAGGAGCTGCTCAGCTGGGTGACCCGGGTCCACGGGGAGTTCTCGACGCTTGATGGGGAGGATATGCTCACCATCCGTCACCACAGAGGCAGGCTGATGCTTTCTTCGTGGCCGCCGTCGTCACGTAACAAGACCAGGATCACCAAGACGGTCGTCGACGACGACCATCTCGCCGTCTACCTCATAGACGCCGTGCTGATTCCGGCAGATCCCAAGCGTCAAAGAGTTGTGGCACTTATCGTCATTATTGTGGTACTTGTTGCCGGCGTGCTCGTGGCGAT ATTCTTGCTGTTTCATGCACTTGTATATCTTGGTTCTCTTGTGTGCCGGTTGAGAAGTTGGTGTAAGGGTCGCGCTGCTGCCTATGCTTCGGCCGCCCGTGTCACTCCACATGGGCAAGGGCAACAAGAACACTAG